Proteins co-encoded in one Triplophysa dalaica isolate WHDGS20190420 chromosome 16, ASM1584641v1, whole genome shotgun sequence genomic window:
- the rbmx gene encoding RNA-binding motif protein, X chromosome — protein sequence MAEADRPGKLFIGGLNTETSEKVLEAYFSKFGRISEVLLMKDRETNKSRGFAFVTYENPGDAKDAAREMNGKPLDGKPIKVEQATKPQFESSGRRGPPPVHTRSRGPPRGPRGSRGAPSGMRGPPSREPFFKGISSRGPPPTKRGPPVRNGGPPPKRSAPSGPMDRSPMSRDRDPYGPPPRRDSLMSRRDDGPSPRDDHYCNKDSYSSRDYMSSRDSRDYAPPRDYPYREYPAHSTSRDEYGSGSRGYSDRDGYGGGREPRGYMERPTTGSYRDPYDGYGNSRSAPPSRGPPPSYSGSGGSSRYDDYGSSSRDGYGSRESYPSSRSDPYSNSRADRPGRQERGPPPPLERGYPPREYSSSSRGAPRGGGRGGGRPERGMARNRY from the exons ATGGCGGAGGCAGACCGACCAGGCAAGCTCTTCATCGGTGGCCTCAACACAGAAACCAGCGAGAAGGTCCTTGAAGCATATTTCAGCAAATTCGGCAGGATATCGGAAG ttcTCTTGATGAAGGACCGCGAGACGAATAAATCAAGAGGTTTCGCATTTGTAACTTACGAGAATCCTGGTGATGCAAAAGATGCTGCAAGAGAAATGAATGGCAAG ccTCTTGATGGAAAGCCCATTAAAGTAGAGCAGGCCACAAAGCCTCAATTTGAATCTTCTGGCCGTCGTGGTCCACCCCCAGTTCACACACGAAGTCGCGGTCCACCCCGAGGCCCGAGAGGATCCAGAGGGGCACCAAGTGGAATGCGGGGACCACCAAGCAGAG AACctttttttaaaggcatttcATCGAGAGGCCCACCTCCAACAAAGAGAGGCCCACCAGTGAGGAACGGAGGACCCCCACCCAAAAGATCTGCACCCTCTGGGCCAATGGATAGAT CACCTATGTCAAGGGATAGAGACCCATATGGTCCCCCACCCCGCAGGGATTCACTGATGTCTAGAAGGGATGATGGTCCTTCACCTCGTGATGATCACTACTGTAATAAAGACAG TTACTCCAGCCGTGACTACATGAGCTCACGTGACTCTCGGGACTATGCTCCTCCACGCGACTACCCGTATCGGGAGTATCCAGCCCATTCCACTTCGAGAGATGAATATGGGTCAGGGTCCAGAGGATACAG TGATCGAGATGGCTATGGTGGTGGCCGAGAACCCAGGGGTTATATGGAACGACCCACCACAGGCTCATATAGAGACCCTTACGATGGTTACG GTAACTCGCGCAGCGCCCCACCCTCAAGGGGTCCCCCTCCATCCTACAGTGGGAGTGGCGGAAGCAGTCGTTATGACGACTATGGCAGCAGTTCCCGGGATGGATATGGCAGTCGTGAAAGTTATCCAAGCAGTCGGAGTGACCCATACTCCAATAGTCGTGCTGACCGTCCGGGTAGGCAAGAAAGGGGACCACCCCCTCCTCTTGAGAGAGGCTATCCTCCTCGAGAATACAGCAGCTCAAGCCGTGGGGCACCTCGGGGTGGCGGGCGTGGAGGTGGCCGGCCAGAAAGAGGAATGGCCCGAAACCGATACTGA